A genomic stretch from Planctomycetaceae bacterium includes:
- a CDS encoding DUF1501 domain-containing protein, with translation MRQCRSETTRATTSGVSRRRILQAGGAGLLGLNLPQVLQAEEEGLRIPQRAKSVIFLFLFGGPSQLETFDMKPLAPDTIRGPFKPIATRIPELNICEHLPRTAMVVDRCSIIRTMSHSFNDHSGGGHYIQTGQRWHVPIGAGFNVTEKDWPAIGSVVDYAMRSDASTGLTLPNYVVLPNSLGRLQDYKVLLKRPGETAGWLGRGYDPLTTRIDKRAPKDNPYWRDCTDEELTFQIDGLIKNESLNSSRLNQRRSLLEQFDDARRRLSASSVDEYDQFQQRALSLVTSEATRRAMDLKLESPSLRDRYGRHLFGQSALMARRMVEAGTRFVTVHYDCIDGYSWDSHQNSTDVKNHLLPTLDQALSTLISDLDERGMLNETMVVCMGEMGRTPKANANWGRDHWSTLFPAVLAGGGIRRGYVHGQTDADAAYATTTPVSPESLAATIYHAMGISHELRIPDATGRPTPIVPGGEPVMELFV, from the coding sequence GTGAGACAATGCCGATCAGAAACAACGCGGGCCACGACTTCCGGGGTTTCACGGAGGCGAATTCTGCAGGCGGGCGGAGCAGGGCTGCTTGGCCTGAATTTACCCCAGGTTCTGCAGGCTGAGGAAGAGGGACTACGCATCCCGCAACGAGCAAAGTCCGTGATTTTCCTGTTTCTGTTTGGTGGACCCAGCCAGCTCGAAACTTTCGATATGAAGCCGTTGGCTCCGGACACAATTCGCGGCCCCTTCAAGCCAATCGCAACTCGAATCCCCGAACTGAACATCTGCGAACACCTTCCACGAACCGCCATGGTCGTTGATCGATGCTCAATCATCCGTACCATGAGCCACAGTTTCAACGATCACAGCGGAGGCGGCCATTACATCCAAACCGGCCAGCGCTGGCACGTTCCAATCGGTGCAGGTTTCAATGTGACCGAAAAAGACTGGCCAGCCATTGGCTCGGTGGTTGACTACGCAATGCGAAGCGATGCATCCACCGGATTAACCTTACCCAACTACGTCGTGCTCCCGAATTCACTGGGAAGACTCCAGGACTACAAAGTGCTTCTCAAACGTCCGGGTGAAACAGCCGGGTGGCTGGGACGCGGCTATGACCCGCTGACCACGCGTATCGATAAGCGAGCCCCCAAAGATAATCCGTATTGGCGAGACTGCACAGACGAAGAACTTACGTTTCAAATCGACGGGCTGATAAAGAACGAGTCACTGAACTCAAGCCGCCTGAACCAGAGGCGATCACTGCTGGAACAGTTTGATGACGCTCGACGACGCCTGTCGGCCAGCAGCGTGGATGAGTACGATCAGTTCCAACAGCGAGCCTTATCTCTGGTCACGTCGGAAGCGACCCGTCGTGCGATGGATTTGAAACTGGAATCTCCATCGCTGCGGGACAGGTATGGACGGCACCTGTTCGGCCAGTCAGCACTGATGGCTCGACGAATGGTCGAAGCCGGGACTCGGTTTGTGACGGTCCACTATGATTGCATCGATGGCTACAGCTGGGATTCACACCAGAATAGTACAGATGTCAAAAATCATTTGCTCCCAACTCTGGATCAGGCTCTCAGCACACTGATTTCAGATCTCGATGAACGCGGAATGCTCAACGAAACGATGGTTGTCTGTATGGGCGAAATGGGCCGAACTCCAAAAGCAAACGCGAACTGGGGACGAGATCACTGGAGTACACTGTTCCCGGCCGTGCTGGCTGGTGGAGGCATCCGACGTGGATACGTTCACGGTCAAACGGACGCCGATGCCGCGTATGCCACAACAACACCCGTCAGCCCGGAAAGTCTGGCAGCGACAATCTATCACGCAATGGGAATCTCCCATGAATTGCGAATTCCGGACGCAACCGGCCGACCAACTCCAATTGTCCCTGGCGGTGAGCCCGTCATGGAACTGTTTGTCTAG
- a CDS encoding DMT family protein, whose amino-acid sequence MSRILLTIGLLTCSNIFMTFAWYGHLKNMAHRHWVVAALISWGIALFEYLIQVPANRIGHQELNVGQLKIIQEVITLSVFVPFAWIYLKEKPTLDYLWAGICLLGALFFVFRQKLMAG is encoded by the coding sequence ATGTCTCGAATTCTGCTGACGATTGGCCTGCTGACATGCAGCAACATCTTCATGACGTTTGCCTGGTACGGACATTTGAAGAACATGGCCCACCGTCATTGGGTTGTTGCTGCTCTTATCAGCTGGGGAATTGCATTGTTCGAATACCTGATACAGGTTCCGGCGAATCGCATCGGGCATCAGGAACTGAATGTCGGCCAGCTGAAAATCATCCAGGAAGTGATCACGCTCTCTGTGTTCGTTCCTTTTGCATGGATTTACCTGAAGGAAAAGCCAACGCTCGACTATCTCTGGGCGGGCATCTGCCTGCTCGGCGCGCTATTCTTTGTGTTCAGGCAAAAGCTAATGGCGGGGTAA